From Nicotiana tabacum cultivar K326 chromosome 22, ASM71507v2, whole genome shotgun sequence, one genomic window encodes:
- the LOC142175805 gene encoding secreted RxLR effector protein 161-like, translated as MESIPYSSIIGSLMYAQTCTRSDISFAVGMLGRYQSNPGIDHWKAAKKFLRYLKGTKDYMLMYRRSKHLEVVGYSNSDFAGCIDTRKSMFGYLFQLAEGAILWKSAKQSVIATSTMEAEFVACFEATIHALWLRNFISGLGVVDTITKPLKIYCDNFAALFFSKNDKYSKGAKHMELKYFTVKEEVQKQRLSLEHIRIDLMIADPLTKGL; from the coding sequence ATGGAATCAATTCCTTACTCTTCAATTATTGGTAGTCTGATGTATGCTCAGACTTGCACAAGATCGGATATTAGTTTTGCGGTCGGAATGCTAGGAAGATATCAGAGTAACCCAGGAATTGATCACTGGAAAGCTGCAAAGAAATTTTTGAGATACTTGAAAGGAACGAAGGATTACATGCTCATGTATAGGAGATCCAAGCATTTGGAAGTTGTTGGATACTCGAATTCAGATTTCGCTGGATGTATTGACACTAGAAAATCCATGTTTGGCTATTTATTCCAATTAGCTGAAGGAGCAATATTGTGGAAGAGTGCCAAACAGTCTGTCATTGCTACATCCACAATGGAAGCAGAATTTGTGGCATGTTTTGAAGCCACAATTCATGCATTATGGCTGCGAAACTTTATTTCAGGACTTGGGGTTGTCGACACCATTACCAAGCCGCTGAAAATTTACTGTGATAATTTTGCAGCACTATTCTTCTCCAAGAATGATAAGTACTCCAAAGGTGCCAAGCATATGGAATTAAAGTACTTTACCGTCAAGGAGGAAGTTCAAAAACAAAGATTGTCACTTGAGCATATTAGAATTGATCTCATGATTGCAGATCCATTAACGAAAGGTTTATAG